The Candidatus Nitrosotenuis cloacae genome contains a region encoding:
- the artG gene encoding thaumarchaeosortase has product MQNKTVLAAILVIISPVIFALVVYPDSFSLSWNQGRGGFLFATAFVAAELIGVRMQISKMRLFAIIPLAGLVFAYLIGLEYGLRDYIAGSAKQYDVNLIHSWNWMWDFVVMGAFVTASVAILFGKKWIRIAPAGPIFLCGSAIILSLDAFFPYDTLGPLQYVVPYLVEVNVGIINFFDLGTAIARDNLMFLRGEHGSMALQVFWPSAGVHSVIIYSLVMMAFLLKMNIPRRRKAMFFAIGIAGTIGVNMIRIFSLSIFVLKVSANPVKFEEFHGIAGEIMFLPWLFAYLFLVMAIETKRIKKISA; this is encoded by the coding sequence ATGCAAAACAAGACCGTGCTTGCGGCAATTCTGGTGATAATAAGCCCCGTGATATTTGCACTTGTCGTGTATCCTGACTCCTTTAGTCTCAGCTGGAACCAGGGGCGCGGAGGATTCTTGTTTGCTACCGCATTTGTGGCAGCCGAACTGATTGGGGTGAGGATGCAGATCTCAAAGATGCGACTTTTTGCGATAATCCCGCTTGCGGGCCTTGTGTTTGCGTATCTCATCGGACTGGAGTATGGCTTGCGCGACTATATTGCGGGCTCTGCAAAACAGTACGACGTAAACCTGATTCACTCCTGGAACTGGATGTGGGACTTTGTGGTGATGGGGGCGTTTGTCACAGCCTCGGTGGCAATCCTGTTTGGCAAAAAATGGATACGAATTGCACCTGCAGGGCCGATCTTCCTGTGCGGCAGCGCAATAATACTCTCACTTGACGCATTCTTTCCGTATGACACACTTGGCCCACTGCAGTACGTGGTACCTTATCTTGTTGAGGTAAACGTGGGAATCATCAACTTCTTTGATCTTGGCACAGCTATTGCGCGCGACAACCTGATGTTCTTGAGGGGCGAACACGGCTCCATGGCACTCCAGGTGTTCTGGCCGTCTGCCGGCGTGCACAGCGTGATAATTTACTCCCTTGTGATGATGGCGTTCCTACTGAAGATGAACATACCTAGAAGAAGAAAGGCGATGTTCTTTGCAATTGGAATTGCAGGCACAATCGGCGTGAACATGATCAGGATATTCTCGTTGTCCATATTTGTCCTCAAGGTGTCCGCAAACCCCGTAAAATTCGAAGAGTTCCACGGAATTGCAGGCGAGATAATGTTCCTTCCGTGGCTCTTTGCGTACCTGTTCCTGGTAATGGCAATAGAGACAAAGCGAATCAAAAAGATAAGCGCCTAA